One Candidatus Eremiobacterota bacterium genomic window carries:
- a CDS encoding DUF4384 domain-containing protein, whose amino-acid sequence MTPGYNTSSKNPVERLINLKNARKSFRILLGIIPKLDEEEGKGKKPRSRFKIGEAVKIQFESEKDCYLTLVDIGTSGRVHVIIPSAFNVDNFVKGGRELLYPEGSWDVAAMIQGPTGTERIKAIVTLDPINLFDIDLRDARAISYTIAESELDSRITKLQKKLDSLESTSWSEALCEFKIV is encoded by the coding sequence ATGACACCAGGATATAACACCTCAAGTAAAAACCCCGTAGAACGCCTAATCAATCTGAAGAATGCCAGGAAGTCCTTCAGGATTCTGCTTGGTATCATTCCAAAGCTTGACGAAGAAGAGGGAAAAGGGAAGAAGCCGCGCAGCCGCTTTAAAATCGGCGAGGCAGTAAAGATTCAGTTCGAGTCGGAAAAAGACTGCTACCTCACCCTTGTGGATATCGGGACAAGCGGAAGGGTCCATGTGATCATACCGAGTGCTTTCAATGTGGACAATTTTGTGAAAGGCGGCAGGGAGCTCCTCTATCCTGAGGGCTCATGGGATGTGGCGGCAATGATCCAGGGACCTACCGGCACGGAGCGCATCAAGGCGATTGTCACCCTTGATCCCATCAATCTTTTTGATATCGATCTGAGGGACGCAAGGGCCATCTCATATACCATTGCAGAATCAGAGCTTGACTCCAGGATAACGAAGCTGCAGAAAAAGCTGGATTCCCTGGAGAGCACCTCGTGGAGCGAGGCGCTCTGCGAGTTCAAGATAGTCTAG
- a CDS encoding glycosyltransferase, which produces MENQGRKLKVLHIITRFICGGADENTLFTVNGLDKARYEVHLMIGSIFEDLMVNRLDEDVKLLTIREMGREVAPFKDLQALFKIYSLIAKEKYDIVHTHTSKAGFIGRLAAKMAGTPCIVHGVHTIPFTDVLQPRYNGFFLLLERWAARYTRIFISVGNDLKERYLSHGIGRPECYRTVYSGMDLELFERAAKMDREEIAALRREFGIRNGEQCVGIVSRLEPGKGFNFFAELVEAVVSRTGKVKFVVVGDGSLKARLLAEVKARRMEEYVHFAGFRDDVAKVIASFDIAIFTSLLEGLPRTVVQYAMMEKPIVTFEVGGIREVVRDGENGYIIEEHNLPLFVEKLSSLIGSPQVRDAMRLREKEFPRHLWSKERMVAEIDSIYQGLVAGNYVSLPESLVRTS; this is translated from the coding sequence TTGGAAAATCAGGGAAGGAAACTGAAAGTCCTTCACATCATCACGCGCTTTATTTGCGGCGGCGCTGATGAAAACACGCTGTTCACCGTGAACGGCCTGGATAAGGCCCGTTATGAGGTCCATCTCATGATAGGAAGCATCTTTGAAGACCTTATGGTGAACCGGCTTGATGAGGATGTGAAGCTCCTCACCATCAGAGAAATGGGGCGTGAAGTGGCTCCATTCAAAGACCTTCAGGCCCTCTTTAAAATATACTCATTGATAGCGAAGGAAAAATATGATATTGTCCATACTCACACATCAAAGGCCGGTTTTATCGGCCGCCTGGCGGCAAAAATGGCCGGAACCCCCTGCATTGTCCACGGTGTGCACACCATACCCTTCACCGATGTGCTTCAACCACGCTATAATGGCTTTTTCCTCCTCCTGGAGAGATGGGCGGCCCGGTATACCCGCATATTCATTTCCGTGGGCAACGATCTCAAGGAGCGCTATCTCTCCCATGGCATCGGGCGTCCCGAGTGTTACCGCACCGTATACAGCGGTATGGACCTTGAGCTTTTCGAAAGGGCTGCGAAAATGGACAGGGAGGAGATCGCGGCGCTGCGCCGTGAATTCGGCATCAGAAACGGCGAGCAATGCGTGGGGATTGTTTCAAGGCTTGAGCCGGGAAAGGGCTTCAATTTTTTTGCCGAGCTCGTTGAGGCCGTTGTCTCCCGCACCGGGAAGGTAAAGTTTGTTGTTGTCGGCGACGGCTCCCTGAAGGCACGCCTTCTCGCCGAGGTGAAGGCGAGACGCATGGAAGAATATGTCCACTTCGCCGGTTTCAGAGATGATGTGGCGAAAGTCATCGCCTCCTTTGACATAGCCATCTTCACCTCGCTCCTTGAAGGCCTTCCGCGTACTGTCGTGCAGTATGCAATGATGGAGAAGCCCATCGTCACCTTTGAGGTGGGGGGCATCCGCGAGGTCGTGAGGGATGGCGAGAACGGTTATATCATAGAGGAGCATAACCTGCCCCTCTTTGTCGAGAAGCTCTCCTCCCTTATCGGAAGTCCCCAGGTCAGGGATGCCATGCGCCTCAGGGAAAAGGAGTTCCCGCGTCATCTCTGGTCAAAGGAGCGCATGGTGGCGGAGATCGATTCAATCTACCAGGGGCTTGTGGCGGGGAATTATGTCTCTTTGCCGGAGAGCCTCGTGAGGACCTCGTAA
- a CDS encoding zf-TFIIB domain-containing protein — protein MDSTCPRCGASMGEKQQASNVVMGMSVKGCSKCGGFLIDYSEAEEVLGKAVAAPGTPVKSEELSREAKEPLGGSCPFCGGAFIPSPLKFELSKSTLFIDQCGKCQGIWFDKGELSQIFQFAMKEAIAVGDLDENLDESLSKSLTKLSCPRCVKETDFSEGELLGIKVHRCKECRGLWLASGEMEELMGDISHEAVEPGEKLALLEKSASTPAVGGCPRCKVPLERWKNLPPALKDLYIDFCPTCMGLWFDKGEFSALMRIFSESPFVNA, from the coding sequence ATGGACAGTACATGCCCGCGGTGTGGAGCTTCCATGGGAGAAAAGCAGCAGGCAAGCAATGTGGTGATGGGAATGTCGGTGAAGGGCTGCTCAAAGTGCGGGGGCTTCCTGATTGATTACAGCGAAGCCGAGGAGGTCCTGGGGAAGGCCGTGGCGGCACCGGGCACCCCGGTGAAAAGCGAGGAGCTGTCCCGCGAGGCGAAAGAGCCTCTCGGCGGCTCATGCCCTTTCTGCGGGGGAGCCTTTATCCCCTCACCCCTCAAGTTCGAGCTTTCCAAGAGCACCCTATTTATCGATCAGTGCGGGAAATGCCAGGGAATATGGTTTGACAAGGGCGAGCTCTCCCAGATATTTCAGTTTGCCATGAAAGAGGCCATCGCCGTGGGCGATCTTGATGAGAATCTTGACGAGAGCCTCTCGAAGTCCCTTACAAAGCTCTCCTGCCCCCGGTGCGTCAAAGAGACCGATTTCTCCGAGGGAGAGCTTCTTGGCATCAAGGTGCACAGGTGCAAGGAATGCCGGGGATTGTGGCTTGCCTCCGGAGAAATGGAGGAGCTCATGGGCGATATAAGCCATGAAGCCGTTGAGCCCGGCGAGAAGCTTGCCCTGCTGGAAAAGAGCGCCTCCACCCCTGCCGTGGGAGGATGCCCCCGTTGCAAGGTTCCCCTTGAGCGCTGGAAGAATCTTCCGCCGGCTCTCAAGGACCTCTATATCGATTTCTGCCCGACCTGCATGGGGCTCTGGTTTGACAAGGGCGAGTTCAGCGCCCTCATGAGGATATTCTCTGAGAGTCCCTTTGTGAATGCCTGA
- a CDS encoding serpin family protein, with translation MKKNSLVLYFLIFFAFSSTLPLYAENAPSGDTEALVGSNNAFAFSVLSKLDKKGENLFFSPYSISTALAMTYLGARGATADEMAKTLHFTLPPAKLHPAFQELLDRFNNREDRECYELVVANRLWGQKGYKFLPSFLDDEKKFYQSGLGEVDFKKRTEEARQVINKWIEDATKKRIRDLIPPGALDADSRLVLTNAIYFKSEWGEQFEKRLTKKERFWAGGKNEIKVAMMHAQYRMSYLKGKGYQVLAIPYKRSELSMIVVLPDARDGLEAFLSRYDEKACAKDIRSLSAATVDLALPKFTTTSSFFLGKLLKALGMKTPFQFGPADFSGIDGTKLLFISEVIHKAFVDVNEEGTEAAAATAVVMAGGAMPTEPPRIIKFTVDHPFLFLIRENATGSILFMGTVKNPTAKR, from the coding sequence GTGAAAAAAAACTCTCTTGTGCTTTACTTTCTGATATTCTTCGCATTTTCCAGCACTTTGCCTCTCTATGCAGAAAATGCTCCTTCCGGTGATACAGAAGCCCTCGTGGGGAGCAACAATGCCTTTGCTTTTTCGGTGCTCAGCAAGCTCGATAAAAAGGGCGAGAATCTCTTCTTTTCCCCCTACAGCATCTCAACGGCGCTCGCGATGACTTACCTCGGCGCCAGGGGAGCCACTGCCGATGAGATGGCAAAGACGCTTCACTTCACCCTTCCCCCCGCGAAACTGCACCCTGCCTTCCAGGAGCTCCTGGACCGATTCAATAACAGGGAAGACAGGGAGTGTTACGAGCTTGTAGTGGCCAACAGGCTGTGGGGGCAGAAGGGTTACAAGTTTCTGCCGAGCTTTCTTGACGATGAAAAGAAATTCTACCAGTCAGGCCTTGGCGAAGTGGACTTCAAGAAGCGCACCGAGGAAGCGCGGCAGGTAATCAACAAGTGGATTGAGGATGCCACGAAAAAAAGAATCAGGGACCTCATCCCTCCCGGCGCGCTTGATGCCGACAGCAGGCTCGTGCTCACCAATGCCATATATTTCAAAAGTGAATGGGGAGAGCAGTTTGAAAAGCGCCTCACAAAAAAAGAACGGTTCTGGGCAGGAGGGAAAAATGAGATCAAGGTGGCCATGATGCATGCCCAGTACAGGATGAGCTATCTGAAAGGGAAAGGCTACCAGGTTCTTGCTATCCCCTATAAAAGATCAGAGCTCTCCATGATCGTGGTGCTCCCCGATGCCCGGGACGGGCTGGAAGCATTCCTTTCCCGGTACGATGAAAAAGCCTGCGCAAAGGATATCCGCTCACTCTCGGCCGCCACGGTGGACCTCGCGCTCCCAAAGTTTACGACCACGTCGTCATTTTTCCTGGGGAAGCTTCTCAAGGCCCTGGGGATGAAAACCCCCTTTCAGTTCGGCCCCGCCGACTTCTCGGGGATAGACGGGACCAAGCTTCTCTTCATTTCGGAAGTGATTCACAAGGCCTTTGTTGACGTCAACGAGGAGGGAACGGAGGCAGCTGCCGCCACAGCCGTGGTGATGGCAGGAGGAGCCATGCCTACCGAGCCTCCCCGGATCATCAAGTTCACCGTCGATCATCCTTTCCTTTTCCTCATCAGGGAGAACGCTACAGGGAGCATTCTCTTCATGGGCACGGTGAAGAACCCCACGGCAAAGAGATAG
- a CDS encoding S41 family peptidase: MRRIAIGLLLFLCACMAFTTVLFSMLKHRHGVMASVSAREVVFPWDPLEWDTLRDSPLVYKSLGESFDAFPLYKPFLDDKKSVGLTLDASYFNTILSHVKDSYVKEISEKELLEGCEKELSKLFKEAGIKEKPSLAGYSLDKEFIDKVVKQYGSQVDGNILIFASIRGILRGLGDPYSNLLVPKDYSTLMERLQEKSFGGVGIYIELDSENHDSLTVLEPIEGTPAHKAGLMPGDVIEEINGESTKDISIYVAVAKLRGPRGTTVKLSVRRKGVAKPLSFVISRDNINSPSVSWKVIHDDVGYVRLRSFGTETEREFDEALDSFSKQNVKYLVMDLRNNGGGYLNAAVEISSKFLSPDRTVFKRIDRNGRVEDFGAKRRDRVSLPLVVLVNRFSASSSEIVAGAIKDNHAGTLIGDRTFGKGSVQQIYSLAENSALKLTVSYFTTPGGKIINKKGLKPHIYSPMKPNLVGKDKDSQLEEAVTFLKKGVHAGP; the protein is encoded by the coding sequence ATGAGAAGAATAGCAATAGGGCTCTTATTATTTCTCTGTGCCTGCATGGCTTTTACCACAGTGCTTTTCTCCATGCTGAAGCACCGGCATGGCGTCATGGCATCGGTGAGCGCCCGTGAGGTCGTTTTCCCCTGGGATCCCCTCGAGTGGGACACCCTCAGGGATTCACCCCTGGTATATAAATCGCTGGGCGAGAGCTTTGATGCCTTCCCCCTCTACAAGCCTTTTCTCGATGACAAGAAGAGCGTAGGCCTCACCCTTGACGCCTCATACTTCAACACCATCCTCTCTCATGTGAAGGACAGTTATGTGAAAGAGATCAGCGAAAAAGAACTGCTGGAAGGCTGTGAAAAGGAGCTCTCCAAGCTTTTCAAAGAGGCAGGCATCAAGGAGAAGCCATCTCTTGCGGGATACTCCCTTGATAAGGAATTCATTGACAAGGTGGTAAAGCAGTACGGCTCACAGGTGGACGGGAACATCCTTATCTTTGCCTCTATCAGGGGGATCCTCAGGGGCCTTGGCGATCCTTATTCCAACCTCCTGGTACCCAAGGACTACTCGACTCTCATGGAGCGCCTGCAGGAAAAAAGCTTTGGAGGTGTGGGGATTTATATAGAGCTTGATTCTGAAAACCACGACTCACTCACGGTGCTTGAACCCATTGAGGGCACGCCGGCCCATAAGGCAGGCCTCATGCCGGGCGATGTCATTGAAGAGATAAACGGCGAATCTACCAAGGACATCTCCATTTACGTGGCTGTCGCGAAGCTCAGAGGACCCAGGGGGACCACGGTAAAGCTCTCGGTGAGGAGAAAAGGCGTGGCAAAGCCTCTCTCCTTTGTCATCAGCCGCGACAATATCAACAGCCCCTCTGTCTCATGGAAAGTGATTCACGACGACGTGGGGTATGTGAGGCTCAGATCCTTTGGCACAGAGACGGAACGGGAGTTTGACGAAGCCCTGGATTCCTTTTCCAAGCAGAACGTGAAGTACCTGGTGATGGATCTCAGGAACAACGGCGGCGGCTACCTGAATGCCGCAGTGGAGATCTCCAGCAAGTTCCTGTCGCCTGACAGGACGGTGTTCAAGAGAATTGACAGGAACGGCAGAGTGGAGGATTTTGGCGCCAAGAGGCGCGACAGGGTATCGCTGCCCCTCGTGGTGCTGGTGAACAGGTTCTCCGCCAGTTCCTCGGAGATTGTGGCGGGGGCGATAAAGGACAACCATGCAGGGACCCTTATCGGAGACAGGACCTTTGGCAAGGGCTCGGTGCAGCAGATTTATTCCCTGGCGGAAAACTCGGCCCTCAAGCTCACGGTAAGCTATTTTACCACCCCCGGCGGGAAAATAATCAACAAGAAGGGCCTCAAGCCCCATATCTATTCCCCGATGAAACCCAACCTGGTCGGCAAGGACAAGGACAGCCAGCTTGAAGAGGCCGTCACATTCCTGAAGAAAGGCGTTCATGCGGGGCCCTGA
- a CDS encoding family 10 glycosylhydrolase codes for MRHLDLISLNAKRLFIIAAALIAVMALSPPSLAYWEDGPVYGAWISPDWFFPGTHRYHEYEIRAIVKEQLGAIARQGINTIFVETFLRGYSIAAIPDSTSGTLNAPSLGPLPPGQVPLYSHLNWPFRIENGTPIDTLQIFIDEAAPLGIKVHAWVHNFYWKMDNSDIVLPWHTGMTAWNGLLVEYLKSQKKLLESKPSTPRATVALLGECCELFSKTYDDFLFIELLKKYHVTDGGKPLGSLIRHIISLGGATPDFLLLGTPDDPFPSPKNRQLSAIYLNPEHPRVQEIIISTVEKIAKSHRNLAGIHLDHIRYAVDYQGFPVELQKREWDTIYFNQYNDDSMKLCDQYEAIVDKRRNVLTAFVNRIADKLSSDIAVSAAVLPANPPTPGEKVYFFTKNDFAGQDWYRWKADFVVPMMYGYIPWRIRSMVGKWYNDLTAIYGTKVPVRIFPGVSHLQKAKLGLLDLDTWVFFDLTLARDIRFERKVSEDFTIPKEN; via the coding sequence ATGAGGCACCTTGACCTGATTTCATTGAACGCAAAGAGGCTCTTCATCATAGCCGCGGCACTCATAGCAGTGATGGCCCTGTCTCCCCCTTCACTGGCCTACTGGGAAGATGGCCCTGTCTACGGCGCCTGGATTTCACCCGACTGGTTTTTCCCGGGAACCCACCGCTACCACGAGTATGAAATCAGGGCCATCGTCAAGGAGCAGCTTGGTGCCATTGCACGGCAGGGAATCAACACCATCTTCGTTGAAACCTTTCTCCGCGGCTATTCTATTGCCGCCATCCCCGACAGCACCTCAGGGACGTTGAATGCGCCCTCCCTGGGGCCTCTGCCGCCCGGCCAGGTCCCCCTTTACAGCCACCTGAACTGGCCTTTCCGCATAGAAAACGGCACACCCATCGACACCCTGCAGATTTTCATTGACGAGGCTGCACCGCTGGGGATCAAGGTCCATGCCTGGGTCCACAATTTCTACTGGAAAATGGACAACAGCGACATCGTGCTCCCCTGGCACACGGGGATGACTGCCTGGAACGGCCTCCTGGTGGAGTACCTGAAGTCGCAGAAAAAGCTGCTGGAGTCAAAGCCCTCCACGCCGAGGGCCACAGTGGCCCTTCTGGGAGAGTGCTGCGAGCTTTTCAGCAAGACCTACGATGACTTCCTTTTCATCGAGTTGTTGAAAAAATACCATGTGACCGACGGAGGGAAACCCCTCGGGAGCCTTATCAGGCACATTATCTCCCTGGGAGGGGCCACGCCGGACTTTCTGCTGCTGGGCACGCCTGACGATCCCTTCCCGTCGCCGAAAAACAGGCAGCTCTCGGCCATCTATCTGAATCCCGAGCATCCCAGAGTGCAGGAAATCATTATCTCGACGGTGGAAAAGATTGCCAAATCGCACCGGAACCTTGCGGGGATTCATCTTGACCATATCAGGTACGCCGTGGACTACCAGGGCTTCCCCGTGGAACTCCAGAAGAGGGAATGGGACACCATTTATTTCAACCAGTATAATGACGACTCGATGAAGCTCTGCGATCAATATGAGGCAATAGTTGACAAAAGGAGGAACGTCCTCACCGCTTTTGTGAACAGGATCGCCGACAAGCTCTCGAGCGACATCGCCGTGTCGGCAGCCGTGCTACCGGCGAACCCTCCCACACCCGGGGAAAAGGTCTATTTCTTCACCAAGAACGACTTTGCCGGCCAGGACTGGTACCGGTGGAAAGCCGATTTCGTGGTCCCCATGATGTACGGCTATATTCCGTGGAGGATCAGGTCAATGGTGGGGAAGTGGTACAATGACCTCACGGCCATATACGGCACCAAAGTGCCGGTGAGAATCTTTCCCGGCGTGAGCCACCTTCAGAAGGCAAAACTCGGTCTCCTCGATCTCGATACATGGGTCTTTTTTGACCTCACTCTCGCGAGGGACATCCGTTTTGAGCGCAAGGTCTCGGAAGACTTCACCATTCCAAAAGAAAACTAG
- a CDS encoding arylsulfatase, with product MALVEYTPGTTFPGTIGRTVDQSSQAWPRPLRAKEGAPNVLFVILDDTGFGQLGCYGSPIATPHLDALAAGGLLFSNMHTTALCSPTRSCILTGRNHHSNAMACITEGSTGFPGGNGNIPFENGFLSEILLEHGYSTYAIGKWHLTPADQISAAGPYNRWPLGRGFERFYGFLGGDTHQYYPELVYDNHQVEPPRTPEEGYLLTEDLVDKAISFIADSKQVAPDKPFFVYFCPGAMHAPHHAPKEWIDNYKGKFDEGWEVYRKKVFARQKELGIIPQDSQLSRHDPDVQQWDSLTADEKKLYARMMEVFAGFLSHTDHHIGRLVEHLKKTGEFENTLIMVLSDNGASSEGGPTGSVNENLFFNRVPESLEENLKAIDELGGPKYFNHYPWGWTWAGNTPFRRWKRETYRGGVSDPFIVHWPKGIKAKGEVRTQYAHAIDMVPTVLQALGIEAPLQVRGVTQSPVQGVSFFHALDNAEAETRHRTQYFEMMGHRAIYHDGWRAVCPWPGPSFAEAGMPFGMPISAEKLTELDGKHWELYHIEKDFAENFNIAAEHRDKLIEMISQWYVEAGKYNVLPIDGRGQQRIADERPSIAADMKSYLYYPGTQMVPPAVAVSLINRPHCITADVEIPEGGAGGVLLSAGGIDGGFSLYMKDGKLHYGYNYVGRYYYHMESEESVPKGRHLLSFEFKVTGSPEIMKGKGAPGIGQLYIDGKLAGEGEIPFTMPICLGLAGGIMCGTDSGAPAVPGYEVPFTFTGVLHHVTIDVSGEPTEDHEAKLAMVMARQ from the coding sequence ATGGCACTTGTCGAGTACACACCCGGAACGACCTTTCCCGGTACCATCGGCCGCACCGTTGACCAGTCAAGCCAGGCCTGGCCCCGGCCGCTGCGGGCGAAGGAGGGAGCGCCCAACGTGCTCTTCGTCATCCTTGATGATACCGGCTTCGGCCAGCTCGGCTGCTACGGCAGCCCTATCGCCACCCCGCACCTGGATGCACTTGCCGCGGGAGGCCTTCTTTTCAGCAACATGCATACCACCGCCCTCTGCTCGCCTACGAGATCGTGTATCCTCACGGGGCGCAACCATCACTCCAACGCCATGGCCTGCATCACTGAAGGCTCAACGGGGTTCCCCGGGGGAAATGGCAATATCCCCTTCGAGAATGGCTTCCTTTCTGAGATTCTGCTGGAGCATGGCTACAGCACCTACGCCATAGGGAAATGGCACCTTACCCCCGCCGATCAGATCTCGGCGGCAGGCCCTTACAACCGTTGGCCCCTCGGGCGGGGCTTTGAGCGGTTCTACGGGTTTCTCGGCGGCGACACCCATCAGTATTACCCCGAGCTGGTCTATGACAACCACCAGGTGGAGCCCCCGAGGACTCCCGAGGAGGGCTACCTTCTCACGGAAGACCTCGTGGACAAAGCGATAAGCTTCATCGCCGACTCAAAGCAGGTGGCGCCCGACAAGCCCTTCTTCGTATATTTCTGCCCCGGCGCCATGCATGCCCCCCACCATGCGCCCAAGGAATGGATCGACAACTACAAGGGAAAATTCGATGAGGGGTGGGAGGTATACCGCAAGAAAGTCTTCGCCAGGCAGAAAGAGCTTGGCATCATCCCGCAGGACTCCCAGCTCTCCCGCCATGATCCCGACGTGCAGCAGTGGGATTCCCTCACCGCTGATGAAAAGAAGCTCTATGCGAGGATGATGGAGGTTTTCGCAGGCTTCCTCTCCCATACGGACCATCACATCGGGCGGCTCGTCGAACACCTGAAGAAAACAGGGGAGTTCGAGAACACCCTCATCATGGTCCTGTCGGACAACGGGGCCTCTTCAGAAGGGGGTCCCACGGGATCGGTCAATGAAAATCTCTTCTTCAACAGGGTGCCCGAATCTCTTGAAGAGAATCTCAAGGCAATTGATGAGCTTGGAGGGCCGAAATATTTCAATCATTACCCCTGGGGGTGGACCTGGGCAGGGAACACTCCTTTCCGCCGCTGGAAGCGCGAGACCTACCGGGGAGGCGTGAGCGATCCTTTCATCGTCCACTGGCCGAAAGGTATCAAGGCAAAAGGAGAGGTCAGGACTCAGTATGCGCATGCCATCGACATGGTGCCCACGGTGCTTCAAGCGCTGGGGATAGAAGCGCCTCTCCAGGTCCGGGGAGTCACCCAGTCACCGGTCCAGGGGGTGAGCTTCTTCCATGCGCTCGATAATGCCGAAGCTGAAACAAGACACCGCACCCAGTATTTTGAGATGATGGGGCACCGCGCAATATATCATGACGGGTGGCGCGCCGTGTGCCCATGGCCAGGCCCCTCCTTCGCCGAAGCGGGCATGCCCTTCGGCATGCCAATCTCCGCTGAAAAGCTCACCGAGCTTGACGGGAAGCACTGGGAGCTCTACCACATAGAGAAGGACTTCGCCGAGAACTTCAACATAGCCGCAGAGCACAGGGACAAGTTAATCGAGATGATCTCCCAGTGGTATGTCGAGGCCGGCAAGTATAATGTCCTGCCCATTGACGGCAGGGGTCAGCAGCGGATAGCCGACGAGCGCCCCTCCATCGCCGCTGACATGAAGAGCTACCTTTACTATCCAGGCACTCAGATGGTGCCGCCTGCTGTCGCCGTCAGCCTTATCAACCGGCCGCACTGCATCACCGCTGATGTGGAGATACCGGAAGGAGGTGCCGGGGGAGTGCTCCTTTCCGCCGGCGGAATAGACGGGGGCTTCAGCCTCTATATGAAGGATGGAAAGCTTCATTACGGGTATAATTACGTGGGAAGATATTACTATCATATGGAGTCAGAAGAGAGCGTGCCCAAGGGCCGCCACTTGCTCAGCTTCGAGTTCAAGGTGACGGGGAGCCCCGAGATCATGAAGGGAAAGGGCGCTCCAGGAATCGGGCAGCTTTATATTGACGGGAAGCTTGCCGGGGAGGGGGAGATCCCCTTTACCATGCCAATATGCCTGGGCCTGGCGGGAGGGATCATGTGCGGCACCGACTCCGGCGCCCCCGCCGTACCGGGGTATGAGGTTCCGTTCACCTTTACCGGGGTGCTGCACCATGTGACAATCGATGTGAGCGGAGAACCGACAGAGGACCATGAAGCGAAGCTGGCCATGGTGATGGCGCGGCAATAG
- a CDS encoding S24/S26 family peptidase has protein sequence MVALSEAISKHSLKGFDSVKKAAELQETIKKKGEIKFRISSDDMAPTIKSGDRVRAVKTCEGGVKRGTIVVIVKDGDIVVKRVQKIINDATTPKVSLTNGTSSKEIIVTFSQIIGKVTDIKRGEQKIIIDADISGGDLLKADLGTIIKRLFKIK, from the coding sequence GTGGTAGCATTGTCTGAAGCCATTTCAAAGCACTCCCTTAAGGGCTTCGACAGCGTCAAGAAAGCAGCGGAACTCCAGGAAACCATCAAAAAGAAAGGTGAGATAAAGTTCCGTATCTCAAGTGATGACATGGCTCCCACTATCAAGTCGGGAGACAGGGTGCGCGCGGTGAAGACCTGCGAGGGGGGTGTGAAAAGGGGAACCATTGTCGTGATTGTCAAGGACGGCGATATCGTGGTGAAAAGGGTCCAGAAGATTATCAATGACGCCACCACCCCCAAGGTGAGCCTCACAAATGGCACCTCTTCAAAGGAAATAATCGTGACATTCAGCCAGATCATAGGGAAAGTGACTGATATCAAGCGGGGAGAGCAAAAGATCATCATTGACGCCGATATATCCGGCGGTGATCTCCTCAAGGCGGACCTGGGAACCATCATCAAGAGACTCTTCAAGATAAAATAA
- a CDS encoding tetratricopeptide repeat protein — protein sequence MKSLSVRIIIVFLMVALGAGTAFAETAREKAVALKNKGNAALQAGNPEEALRYYRKAIEADPTYANPYNNIGMILEKKGDKEKAATCYREAISRDASLYQPYLNLAFYSFEKGDEEEAENLCRKALKLNKADASAYDLLGEITEKKGGIAEAENLYRKAMALAPSEGKSFFLLGRLSYRKGDYSAAASLLAKAVKLDSRDKGALFNLSLVFSKTGDYQAMVEALARYLALEPADPEGLYLMGAGLIKLKRGKEAAPYLKKFLEAAPDDRRVPTVRKALRQMEG from the coding sequence ATGAAGTCCCTCTCGGTGAGAATTATCATTGTTTTCCTCATGGTGGCCCTTGGTGCGGGCACCGCCTTCGCGGAAACTGCCCGCGAAAAGGCAGTGGCCCTGAAGAACAAGGGAAATGCCGCCCTTCAGGCAGGGAACCCCGAAGAAGCCCTCAGGTACTACCGGAAGGCCATAGAAGCCGATCCCACCTATGCGAACCCTTATAATAACATCGGCATGATCCTTGAAAAAAAGGGCGACAAGGAGAAGGCCGCCACCTGTTACAGGGAGGCGATCTCCCGCGATGCCTCCCTTTACCAGCCCTACCTGAACCTGGCCTTCTATAGCTTTGAGAAGGGCGACGAGGAAGAGGCAGAGAACCTGTGCCGCAAGGCTTTGAAGCTTAATAAGGCCGATGCGAGCGCCTATGACCTTCTCGGCGAGATTACCGAGAAGAAGGGAGGTATCGCTGAGGCGGAAAACCTTTACAGGAAGGCCATGGCGCTTGCCCCTTCCGAGGGAAAGTCCTTCTTCCTGCTGGGCAGGCTTTCCTACCGCAAGGGAGACTATAGCGCGGCAGCCAGCCTCCTTGCCAAGGCCGTGAAGCTCGATTCCCGTGACAAAGGAGCCCTTTTCAACCTCTCCCTGGTTTTCAGCAAGACAGGCGACTACCAGGCGATGGTGGAAGCCCTTGCGAGGTATCTTGCCCTGGAGCCTGCCGATCCCGAGGGCCTTTATCTTATGGGGGCCGGCCTCATCAAGCTGAAAAGAGGGAAAGAGGCGGCGCCGTACCTTAAAAAGTTCCTGGAAGCGGCCCCTGATGACCGGCGGGTGCCGACAGTGAGAAAAGCCCTGAGGCAGATGGAAGGATGA